ctcctGGGCTCCTGCCTTCTAAAGCCTCTGTCCTGTGCTAATGTCGCCTGGTTGTTCTCTTGGTCTGTGGTTTTCCTGGAATTGGTCTTTTGCCTTGACCCTGTGGGTTTCTGTACTGCTTTCCTGTGCTGGCCCCCCTCTCGCTGGTCACATCACGTCCACTGTCTTGGTTGACCTCATTTCGGTAGAGCTTGTTCTTCTGTAGCTTCCTAAGAACGAATACGTAGGAGGAAAATTGTTGCcatcttttatataaaaatggcTTTATTCTACTCTCGTGTTTGAATAATAGCTATAACTTGATATAGAACTCTAAATTTTCTACGTCTgctttgttttagtatttttgaacaacaaagtttttctttgttatttcatGTAAGAAGTTTAGGGGCAGTTCTAGAGTTATAGTGGACTGATGTCTGTTTAGAATGTTAACGTTTTATCTAGATTTTAACGTTTAGGATTAACTTTATCTAAATTTGTAGTGAAATGGATCTTTGattttcctgtctgtaaagtCCTTGGATACTGTCATCAAGTTATGCTGATTTTGTGGTATAACTCAGtaattcttgctttttatttcctctggtgCAATTCCTATGTAATTGGGATAGCCTGTTCTTTGAAAACTTAATAGAACTCACCTATAAAACTATTCCCCttgttttttttggtgggcaGTTTTAAACCACTAGTTGGATTTTTAGGTAGTTATAGTattgatgatatttttaaatttttttgagttatatttttctaggaatttttatccgtttcatttcagttttcagtatTATTGGCCAATAATGGATTATAATATTCTTCTTAACTGTGtagtctctattttatatatagataggTTCCCCTTTTATTCATAATGTTGTTTGTGACATCTGTCTTCTCTTGGTCAGTCTTTCAAGAGATCTATTTTGTTAGCATATTGCCAAAGAACTGACTCTTGGCTTGTCGTCCTGTTTTCCACTTCATTAACTTCCTCCTCCTTGTTTCTGCAGAGAATAAACCTTCTCTAGGGAGGAGGGCCGTTGGTGGtttcttgcccatttttctaaCCACTCCCTACTGAGACTGTCAATCAGTCCCACTTTTTGAACCCCTCATGCTATACCTCCCTCCACAGTATCTGGTGCTTCCAGTTTCTGagcatttaattttctaatgaGTGTTTGCCAGCTTCTCATACATGCGTCCCTGTGCAAGTCCTTAGGCTATAgccttccttctgtttctcactcagtccctccacctcctccactttgttttccaaagacatactaaaatttctcatgtcttttttccttttctctttgttcttatgaatatacctttttaaatattctttctctggCATGGTTTTGGAAAAGGTGAGGAGAGAATTATACATGTAGTTAATCCACTATTTTTAAACTCAGTTGAACAGATCATCCTGTTCCAACACAGGCATTGACTGAACGTCTGGATGCTGTTCTTTTGGAAAAAGCAGAGGCTGAGCAACAGTGTGTTTctctgaagaaggaaaatattaaaatgaaggaagaggTTGAGGTAAggcaccattttaatttttttatttgtttttagttgaCTTATGTAATTAGTCATGAATTCTAGAACTGAGACCTTAAAAAGCATCTGATCTGATTTTAACAActtatagacaaggaaacaggttgatatttaaaaagaaaaataactgaaatcaccCAGCTACGCAGAGATAGAGGTAACATCTATTTATTTGTTCCACTGTTTAATCTTCCTTTACCTGTAATATCagtctttaataaaaatagaaaaaggtatTTTATGAAGAATTGAAGTAAGTTGATTCTCACACACACCCTAAATACCATCATCTGTTTAGTTCTGGGATATTCAGTTTTGCCCATTGGGTCTGGGCTAATGTTCTCCCAGAAGATTTATTAATCCATTCAGGAGATACTCATTAAAGCTTTGTGACTTAATACAACTTACATAATTTACTaccatttgaaagaaaattaaattcagagATTTCCTAGCTTTTAGTTATTGCTTTCAGTAACACATTTTGTACTGCTGAAATATATCATCATACTTAAGGTCATCAGAGCCTAAGCAGAATTACTGGAATCGTAGTATCGTGTTTCTGTATGGACATTTCTGCCCACTTCCTCTTCTGTGAGCCTGTGGCTGGTATTTTACCTGAAGAGAGGGGTTTCTTTTGTCTTAGTCAATTGTTGTGCTCATTTTTATAGAACTCTGTAACTAAGTTGGAAGATGTGCACAAGGACTTTGAACAATCACAAAGCAACTATGtgaaagaagtggaaaatttgaaaaatgagttaATGGCAGTACATTCCAAATACAGTGAAGATAAAGCTAGTTGGCAAACAGAACTGGAAGGAGCAGTGAAAAAACAATTAGAGCTTTCAGAACAACTTAAATTTCAGACTGACTCTGAAGATAATGTTAAAAAACTCCAAGAAGAGATTCAGAAAATTAAGCCAGCCTTTGAAGAGCAAATTTTATGTCTGCAAAAGCAGTTAGAAGCTGCCACAAATGAAAAGGAGCAAGAAATTACTTATCTCAAAGGAGTCATTGAGGCTAATTCTCAGCAGTACCAAAAAGACATTAATAGTTTACAAGAAGAACTTTTACGGTTGAAATGTACACACCAAGAAGAGGTGAAAGAATTGATGTGCCAGATTGAAGCATCCGCTAAAGAACGTGAAGCAGGAGTAAATAATTTAAACCAGCTGAAGGAGAACTTAGTCAAACAGTGTGAGGCAGGTGAGAAGAACATTCAGGAGAAATATGAATGTGAATTAGAAAACATTGGGAAGGCCTCAGATGCAAACCAAGTAACTCAGATGTGTTCTTTGCTCTTACAAGAGGATAGTTTTGTAGAacaagaagtaaatgaaaaagtCAAGCACTTAGAAGATGCCTTAAGAGAACTGGAATCTCAACACAGTATCTTAAAAGATGAGGTAACTTACATGAATAATCTTAAATTGAAACTTGAAATTGATGCCCAGCATATAAAGGATGAGTTTTTTCACGAACGGGAAGATTTAgagtttaaaattaatgaattgtTATTAGCTAAAGAAGAACAGGGGTGTGTAAtcgaaaaattaaaatctgagctAGAAGATTCAAATAAGCGGTTTTGCTGTGCCATAGAACAACATAACAAAGAAGTACAGAGTCTTCAGGAGCAGCatcaaaaagaaatctcagaacTCAATGAGACACTTCTGTCAggttctgaaaaagaaaaattaacactaaTGTTCGAAATACAGGGTCTTAAAGAGCAGTATGAAAACCTACAACAAGAAAAGCAAGAAGCAATTTTAAATTATGAGAGTTTACGAGAAATTATGGAAATTTTACAAACAGAATTAGGGGAGTCCGCTGGAAAAATAAGTCAAGAGTTCGAATCAATGAAGCAACAGCAAGCATCTGATGTTAATGAACTTCAGCAGAAGCTGAGGActgcatttaatgaaaaagatgcTCTTCTTGAAACTGTGAATCATctccagagagaaaatgaaaagttgatATCACAACAAGAATCTGTACTAGAACTTGAAAATACCATAAAGAACCttcaagaaaagaatgaaatgtgttTAGTTAGTCTCAATCAGAGAGATACCATGTTGCAAGAATGTGAAACAAAGATAAATTATCTTTCTGAGGAAAAAGatgatttcataaataaaattagaagttcTCATGAAGAGGTGGATAATCTCCATAAAGAATgcgaaagaaaagaaagattgatTATAGAACTTCGGGGAGAAGTGGAGCAAACTACCCAGTACAACGCTGAACTAGAACAAAAGGTAAATGAATTAACAGGAGGACTAGaagaaacattgaaagaaaaggatcaaaataatgaaaaactagaaaagctTGTGGCTCAATTGAAAAGTCTCTCTGAAGACCAGGAAGCAATGTCATCTGAAGTGAAGTCTCTTTATGAGGAAAATAGTAGACTGAGTTCAGAAAAGAACCAGTTGAGCAGGGATTTGGAAGCTCTCCTGTCTCAAAGAGAAGGAGATTTTATGCTTAAGGAACAGATTTCTGAATTAGAAAAGAAACTTCACTTAACAGTTGAAGAAAGAGATAATTTCAATAAACTGTTGGAAAATGAGCAAGTTCAGAAgttatttgtcaaaactcagttgTATGGTTTTCTTAAACAAATGGAGCCAAAAGTTTCAGAAGAAAGTGAAGAGCAAGATATTGTAAATGTCCTACAAGCTGTCAGTGAATCCTTAGCTAAAATAAGTGAAGAAAAACACAACCTGGTTTTTCAGAGTGATAAAAAGGTAGTAGACTTAGAAAAAGAGATTAAGTCACTTCAAGAAGAGAATGTAATTCAATGTGAGGAACTTAGGTCTTTACTAAGAGACTCTGAGCAGGAAAAAATTACCTTAAGGAAAGAGTTAGAAGAAACCCTCTCAGAAAAAGAGGCCCTGCAGTCTGATCTTCTAGAAATGAAGAATGCTAATGAACAGACAAGGCTTGAAAACCAGAATCTCTTAATTCAAGTTGAAGAAGCATCTCAAAAATTAtgtagcaaaaatgaaaaacataatgaaaaagaaaaatcttttgtaGAGGACCTTGAAAACCTAAGGCTGTTACTGGAACAAAGAGAATCTGAATTGCAAGATGTGAGAGCAGAGTTGACATCATTAAAGGTAcgtttaatttgaattttgttgatataaataaattcttaGTTCTAATTAGAGACTAGAAAATATGTATTACTATTTTGACACTCTGAAGTCAGAAGTAAATTTTTAGCATTTAAGCTCAAATGCAAATTCCTGAAAAGTACATTCAGCGTTTTCATGTCATACTTATCAATCACTTTTTGGTTTTAGATCACTTTAGAATCTTAATCTTACATAAGATTAAATGATTAGGGGGTTAAATGTCTTGGTCAAAATTATATAACTAATCACCAGCAAAACTACAActaaacatggaaaaaaaatctaaatttcttctttgtgtgATGCACATATTACCTTTAAAAGCACTGTTgagtaaaaaaaaagtagactaaAGTGGTATTTAACTTTAGCCAAAAATTTAGGTTTTTCTCCCAAAATTGAGTACGATAAACTATAATCatcatttaatcttttccttgTTACATTATGTATTTGGTATATGTTGGGTTCTCATCTTCACCTTGGATACTACTGTTTTCTTATAGTAAATGTGACATTCATGATGAGGTCAGAGTTACCTGGTCTATCAAGGGAAGAGACTGTTCACCAAATTGCTTTTTTGTATGAATTCTCTTTGATGATGATTTTTTCGTGCTTAACATGATGGCCAGTACATCATGGGGAATGCAGtgattgtctttgtttttcctatAAAATCTAGGATTCCTTAGAGAAATCACCTTCTGTAGAAAGTGATCAACCTTCAGTAAAAGAGTTTGAAGAAAAAATAGGTAACTATGGTTTTGCGTTTGTTGTCACGATTAATTACACCAATCCTTCTTAGTGTTGGAGTAGGTCGGGACACGTCACAGTCAGTTAACGAGTTGTTACAGACATGATGCATAGCTCTCCCTTCTTAACGCCCCATCCTTGCCCCTCTGCCATCTGTTTGCCTGCCCTCTCAAGACTCTCACTTTCTACTGTTTAATCCAAACAAAGGACTAACGTGATTACATTCCTAAATGGTTCCATGAttgtttttggatttttcattcatttaggaAACTTTGTTTGAATGCCCAACTGTCTAGTCACTGGTAACAAAAAGGTGAGTGAGATACAGACTGTGTCTTCAGAGAACTCACTCTAAGAAAGGGCTGTTATTACAGCACTTTGGGGTGTGGACAAGGTAGTGGTGGCAGTGCAGGAAGGCATGATGAACTGCTTGTTTTGAGTTAGGAAAAACATTATGGAATAGGCTATACTTCTGTTGTGTGTGAAGAATGAGAAatttaacagaagaagaaaggtACCAATAGGGAACAGCAGGTGCTTGTATGTTAATATGTAATACGAAGGAGCATACTCGGAGGTTCTGGAGACACAGGAGGCTGACCGTAAGAGCACTGGAGTGAGATGCGGAGGAGCTGGGACTTCACCACATCCATTTATTCCTCAGAATAACAGCAGGAGCTCTTTGATTCCCATTTTAAGATGGAGAAACAAACTTACAAGTGTCGTGTAACATACCCGGAATTCCTCAGCTTAATGCGCAATTAGATTGATGGTAGAGACAGGGAGAAGTGGTTGAAAGAATTTAGAACGACTCACAGTTTTCTGAAGTGGGTGATGGGGGAAAGCCAGGGGAAATTAGGAGTTCAGTTTTAGACAAATCAAGTTTAATTACCACCCAACTGGGGATGAGTGGACTGCTGTGTACGCACATCTGGGGTTCAGGGCAGAGAGCTGGACCAGATGAAAATTTGTGGTGAACATAGTTGGCTTTAAAAGCCATGAGATTGAGATCACCAAGGAACTGAGTGCAGGGAAAAAGGAccaattaaaaatcagaaagataGAAatggcaaaggagactgagaaggaataGCCAGTGAGGTAGAAAAACGCAGAGCTCCAGATGTGCTGGAAGCTAAGACACGAAGTGCAAGTGAAGGCAGTGTTTCAGGAGGGAGAAGACGTGTTCCCACCGTGAATACTGTGGGAGGTAATGTCAGTCCTCGGACTCGACCACGGAGTTTGACTCTGGTAAATGCTGTGGTTGGTGAGGTAACAGTCCTCAGAGCTGACCGCCACGCTAAGCAACACAGAGGTGATTGGTGACTTGATAACAGTCATGATGCGCTGAAGCCAGTGCCTGTGAAGGCAGTTGGGGAAActgggggaagagaaaaagaaagggagccCGTGTGGCTCTTACAAGGAGTTTTGCTGtaaaggaagaggggctgggccAGTATTCGGGGCAGGTGTGCTGTTCTGCCTCTGTGTGTGATGTGTCACCTGTCTTATTGTGACCTCGCCCCTCCCCTCTTT
This sequence is a window from Camelus ferus isolate YT-003-E chromosome 12, BCGSAC_Cfer_1.0, whole genome shotgun sequence. Protein-coding genes within it:
- the GCC2 gene encoding GRIP and coiled-coil domain-containing protein 2 isoform X2, whose amino-acid sequence is MMLIQKAKSRCTELEKEIEEFKSKCVAGGTDDIIKALTERLDAVLLEKAEAEQQCVSLKKENIKMKEEVENSVTKLEDVHKDFEQSQSNYVKEVENLKNELMAVHSKYSEDKASWQTELEGAVKKQLELSEQLKFQTDSEDNVKKLQEEIQKIKPAFEEQILCLQKQLEAATNEKEQEITYLKGVIEANSQQYQKDINSLQEELLRLKCTHQEEVKELMCQIEASAKEREAGVNNLNQLKENLVKQCEAGEKNIQEKYECELENIGKASDANQVTQMCSLLLQEDSFVEQEVNEKVKHLEDALRELESQHSILKDEVTYMNNLKLKLEIDAQHIKDEFFHEREDLEFKINELLLAKEEQGCVIEKLKSELEDSNKRFCCAIEQHNKEVQSLQEQHQKEISELNETLLSGSEKEKLTLMFEIQGLKEQYENLQQEKQEAILNYESLREIMEILQTELGESAGKISQEFESMKQQQASDVNELQQKLRTAFNEKDALLETVNHLQRENEKLISQQESVLELENTIKNLQEKNEMCLVSLNQRDTMLQECETKINYLSEEKDDFINKIRSSHEEVDNLHKECERKERLIIELRGEVEQTTQYNAELEQKVNELTGGLEETLKEKDQNNEKLEKLVAQLKSLSEDQEAMSSEVKSLYEENSRLSSEKNQLSRDLEALLSQREGDFMLKEQISELEKKLHLTVEERDNFNKLLENEQVQKLFVKTQLYGFLKQMEPKVSEESEEQDIVNVLQAVSESLAKISEEKHNLVFQSDKKVVDLEKEIKSLQEENVIQCEELRSLLRDSEQEKITLRKELEETLSEKEALQSDLLEMKNANEQTRLENQNLLIQVEEASQKLCSKNEKHNEKEKSFVEDLENLRLLLEQRESELQDVRAELTSLKDSLEKSPSVESDQPSVKEFEEKIGYLEKESKEKEEKINKLKLVAVKAKKELDSSRKEAQTLREELESIHSERDQLSASMRDLIQGAESYKNLLIEYDKQSEQLDIEKERASNSEHRVEDLTKQLRNLTFQCEKLNSDNEDLQARVETLQSNSRLLEVQILEVQKAKAIADKELEAEKLQKEQKIKEHANSVNELGELQLQLQKEKKQLQKTMQELELVRKDAQQTTLMNMEIADYERLMKELNQKLANKNSKVEDLEQEIKIQKQKQETLQEEMTSLQASVQQHEAKNNKIKQLLVKTKKELADSKQAETDHLILQASLKGELEASQQQVEVYKIQLAEVTSDKHRAHEQLKVSAEQHQRTLAAYQQRLAALQEECRAAKAEQAATTSEFESYKVRVHNVLKQQKNKSVSQTETEGAKQEREHLEMLIDQLKIRLQDTQNNLQMSVSELQTLQSEHDALLDRHNRTLQEAVAKEAELRDRLSSLQSEGSLLRSEHAQAVSQLTAQNEALGSSFREQVRHLQEEHQRTVETLQGQLARAEAQLAQHRSEPPARSTASSHQPVRSLRERSADLPVLDVQAAAREQGEGMEDTDTESTPPTGARTPFLEQLLNYPEAKLESPSWHTEFTKEELAQKLSSTTKSADHLNGLLRDSEATNAMLMEQIKLLKSEIRRLERNQEREKSAVSLEYLKNVLLRFLLLQPGSERARLLPVVGTMLQLSPEEKAQLAAAARGEEENASRASGWASYLHSWSGLR
- the GCC2 gene encoding GRIP and coiled-coil domain-containing protein 2 isoform X1, which gives rise to MEDPVHDGVASPATPGTGRSKLETLPREDLIKFAKKQMMLIQKAKSRCTELEKEIEEFKSKCVAGGTDDIIKALTERLDAVLLEKAEAEQQCVSLKKENIKMKEEVENSVTKLEDVHKDFEQSQSNYVKEVENLKNELMAVHSKYSEDKASWQTELEGAVKKQLELSEQLKFQTDSEDNVKKLQEEIQKIKPAFEEQILCLQKQLEAATNEKEQEITYLKGVIEANSQQYQKDINSLQEELLRLKCTHQEEVKELMCQIEASAKEREAGVNNLNQLKENLVKQCEAGEKNIQEKYECELENIGKASDANQVTQMCSLLLQEDSFVEQEVNEKVKHLEDALRELESQHSILKDEVTYMNNLKLKLEIDAQHIKDEFFHEREDLEFKINELLLAKEEQGCVIEKLKSELEDSNKRFCCAIEQHNKEVQSLQEQHQKEISELNETLLSGSEKEKLTLMFEIQGLKEQYENLQQEKQEAILNYESLREIMEILQTELGESAGKISQEFESMKQQQASDVNELQQKLRTAFNEKDALLETVNHLQRENEKLISQQESVLELENTIKNLQEKNEMCLVSLNQRDTMLQECETKINYLSEEKDDFINKIRSSHEEVDNLHKECERKERLIIELRGEVEQTTQYNAELEQKVNELTGGLEETLKEKDQNNEKLEKLVAQLKSLSEDQEAMSSEVKSLYEENSRLSSEKNQLSRDLEALLSQREGDFMLKEQISELEKKLHLTVEERDNFNKLLENEQVQKLFVKTQLYGFLKQMEPKVSEESEEQDIVNVLQAVSESLAKISEEKHNLVFQSDKKVVDLEKEIKSLQEENVIQCEELRSLLRDSEQEKITLRKELEETLSEKEALQSDLLEMKNANEQTRLENQNLLIQVEEASQKLCSKNEKHNEKEKSFVEDLENLRLLLEQRESELQDVRAELTSLKDSLEKSPSVESDQPSVKEFEEKIGYLEKESKEKEEKINKLKLVAVKAKKELDSSRKEAQTLREELESIHSERDQLSASMRDLIQGAESYKNLLIEYDKQSEQLDIEKERASNSEHRVEDLTKQLRNLTFQCEKLNSDNEDLQARVETLQSNSRLLEVQILEVQKAKAIADKELEAEKLQKEQKIKEHANSVNELGELQLQLQKEKKQLQKTMQELELVRKDAQQTTLMNMEIADYERLMKELNQKLANKNSKVEDLEQEIKIQKQKQETLQEEMTSLQASVQQHEAKNNKIKQLLVKTKKELADSKQAETDHLILQASLKGELEASQQQVEVYKIQLAEVTSDKHRAHEQLKVSAEQHQRTLAAYQQRLAALQEECRAAKAEQAATTSEFESYKVRVHNVLKQQKNKSVSQTETEGAKQEREHLEMLIDQLKIRLQDTQNNLQMSVSELQTLQSEHDALLDRHNRTLQEAVAKEAELRDRLSSLQSEGSLLRSEHAQAVSQLTAQNEALGSSFREQVRHLQEEHQRTVETLQGQLARAEAQLAQHRSEPPARSTASSHQPVRSLRERSADLPVLDVQAAAREQGEGMEDTDTESTPPTGARTPFLEQLLNYPEAKLESPSWHTEFTKEELAQKLSSTTKSADHLNGLLRDSEATNAMLMEQIKLLKSEIRRLERNQEREKSAVSLEYLKNVLLRFLLLQPGSERARLLPVVGTMLQLSPEEKAQLAAAARGEEENASRASGWASYLHSWSGLR